From one bacterium genomic stretch:
- a CDS encoding MarR family winged helix-turn-helix transcriptional regulator: protein MTTSKKLQSIAATIASDCLAVRIRTMSRVITAIYDHALSPIGLTVNQLNMLVAIARIQKPTAKSLAGALQMEASTVSRNLDRMRKEGWLRIVSGQGGRKQELGITQKGADLVEKAFPAWREAQKHAQATLGEKKFAAMARIAESIWAPNRNSS from the coding sequence ATGACCACTTCAAAGAAGCTTCAGTCGATTGCAGCAACGATTGCCAGCGATTGCCTGGCAGTGCGGATAAGAACGATGAGCCGGGTGATCACTGCGATTTATGATCACGCCTTGAGTCCGATAGGACTGACCGTGAATCAATTGAATATGCTCGTTGCAATTGCAAGGATCCAGAAACCAACTGCGAAATCCCTTGCGGGAGCATTGCAGATGGAGGCCTCTACGGTGAGCCGCAATTTAGACCGGATGAGGAAAGAAGGATGGCTGCGAATTGTCAGCGGCCAGGGGGGCCGCAAACAGGAACTAGGCATTACCCAAAAGGGAGCAGACCTCGTAGAAAAAGCTTTTCCTGCATGGAGAGAGGCTCAAAAGCATGCTCAAGCAACCTTGGGTGAGAAAAAATTCGCGGCCATGGCGCGAATTGCTGAAAGTATATGGGCTCCGAATCGAAACTCTTCCTAG